The Methanosphaera sp. BMS genome contains a region encoding:
- a CDS encoding energy-coupling factor ABC transporter permease → MHIMEGYLPLEWCIIWIVISLIVVIYGIMQIKKITAESDEALPLLALSGAFMFILSSLKMPSVSGSCSHPCGNGFGTVFFGPAVTAVLSVIVLLFQAILLAHGGLTTIGANIFSMGIVGPVCGYAVWKALRSMNVSAGISMFFTAFVADLLTYVTTAVELTLAFPGANAMATLTTFLGVFAVTQIPLAIAEGLLSTVIYNYIQNARPDLLVKMGIISENEVGAN, encoded by the coding sequence ATGCACATAATGGAAGGTTACTTACCATTAGAATGGTGTATCATATGGATCGTAATCTCTTTAATTGTCGTAATTTACGGTATTATGCAAATTAAGAAAATTACAGCAGAAAGCGATGAAGCATTACCATTACTTGCATTATCTGGGGCATTTATGTTTATATTATCATCCCTTAAAATGCCATCAGTAAGTGGAAGTTGTTCACACCCATGTGGTAACGGATTCGGTACAGTATTCTTTGGTCCAGCAGTAACCGCAGTATTATCTGTAATAGTATTATTATTCCAAGCTATATTATTAGCACACGGTGGATTAACAACCATTGGAGCAAACATTTTCTCAATGGGTATAGTTGGTCCTGTATGTGGATATGCAGTTTGGAAAGCACTTAGAAGTATGAACGTATCTGCAGGAATTTCAATGTTCTTTACAGCATTCGTTGCAGATTTATTAACTTATGTAACAACCGCAGTTGAATTAACTTTAGCATTCCCTGGTGCTAACGCTATGGCAACACTTACAACTTTCTTAGGTGTATTTGCTGTAACTCAAATACCATTAGCAATAGCTGAAGGTTTACTCTCAACTGTTATATATAATTACATCCAAAATGCAAGACCAGATCTTCTTGTTAAAATGGGTATAATTTCAGAAAATGAAGTAGGAGCTAATTAA
- a CDS encoding deoxyhypusine synthase, which produces MKVKQLEINENMKISDFINQLDNSGVLGAKRVSQATNLLAQSFKDEDTKVFLSLAGPMVPGGLRKIVRDLIDRGYVDLIVSSGANLTHDLVESFGGAHYRGIQQDDEQLYESGMGRIGDILTKSDDFEVFEEEIHKIFSKINQKHKVISIKDFIYEIGLLVEDEQSIIHTASKNNVPIFAPGLIDCMIGLQLWIYCQENDFTLSAVADMPDLSDFVYNSKKVTACMLGGGLPKHYTLASNILTGGIDAGIQITLDRSEGGSLSGAPLEEAKSWAKAKCGSNLVTVVGDATVMFPLIVAGALDKVNE; this is translated from the coding sequence ATGAAAGTTAAACAGTTAGAAATTAATGAAAACATGAAAATATCTGATTTTATAAATCAATTGGATAACTCTGGAGTATTGGGTGCAAAAAGAGTGTCCCAAGCAACAAATCTACTTGCACAATCTTTTAAGGATGAAGATACTAAAGTTTTTTTAAGTCTAGCCGGACCTATGGTACCTGGAGGATTAAGAAAGATTGTACGTGATTTGATAGACAGGGGTTATGTTGATCTAATAGTATCAAGCGGTGCAAACCTTACTCATGACTTGGTAGAATCATTCGGAGGAGCACATTACAGGGGAATACAGCAGGATGATGAACAGTTATATGAAAGTGGCATGGGTAGAATCGGGGATATACTCACAAAATCAGATGACTTTGAAGTGTTTGAGGAAGAAATTCATAAGATATTTTCAAAGATAAATCAGAAACATAAGGTAATCTCCATCAAGGATTTTATCTACGAAATAGGATTATTGGTTGAAGATGAACAGTCAATCATACACACGGCCAGCAAAAACAATGTACCTATATTTGCACCTGGATTAATTGACTGCATGATAGGATTACAGTTATGGATATACTGTCAAGAAAATGATTTCACCCTCAGTGCAGTAGCAGATATGCCCGATTTATCTGATTTTGTATACAATTCCAAAAAGGTTACTGCATGTATGCTGGGTGGTGGACTTCCTAAGCATTACACGTTGGCATCAAATATTTTAACCGGAGGAATAGATGCGGGGATACAAATTACATTAGATAGAAGTGAAGGTGGAAGTCTTAGCGGTGCACCATTGGAAGAGGCTAAGTCATGGGCTAAAGCAAAGTGTGGCTCCAACTTGGTAACGGTTGTTGGAGATGCAACAGTAATGTTTCCATTGATTGTTGCCGGTGCATTGGATAAGGTAAATGAGTGA
- the cbiQ gene encoding cobalt ECF transporter T component CbiQ, with the protein MSIFEDTLDHYTMHNALTDTNIYYKSIFAIVTLILNLLTQSPIVPFLIFIFCTIVILYKAKISATFYLTFMAIPSGFAILSVILLALLGAGDKVIDFGFLGLGISAQGANQGILILFRVLGGVSALAVLILTTPMNRIFALFHDLHVPQVVTDLAILMYRYIFLFLDVTATMYNSQKTRLGYHNYMSWMNCLASLAGMVFIRTWEQGEVSYNALASRGYNGRLNMVQSGDSIRNVPIKNWILLLIFFGLVICGIIITGSTNIFPV; encoded by the coding sequence ATGTCAATTTTTGAAGATACTTTAGATCATTATACAATGCATAACGCATTGACTGATACAAATATTTACTATAAATCTATTTTTGCAATAGTGACACTAATCTTAAATTTACTAACACAATCTCCAATAGTACCTTTCCTGATATTCATATTTTGTACTATTGTCATATTATATAAGGCAAAAATATCAGCGACATTCTATTTGACCTTCATGGCAATACCATCAGGATTTGCTATATTGTCTGTAATCTTGCTGGCATTATTGGGTGCTGGAGATAAAGTAATTGATTTTGGATTTTTAGGATTGGGTATATCTGCACAAGGAGCCAATCAAGGAATATTGATATTATTCAGAGTATTGGGTGGAGTATCAGCATTAGCAGTACTGATATTGACAACACCTATGAACAGGATATTTGCATTGTTCCATGATTTGCATGTACCGCAGGTAGTAACAGATTTGGCAATATTGATGTACAGATACATATTTTTATTCTTAGATGTAACAGCAACAATGTATAATTCACAAAAGACCAGATTAGGTTATCACAACTATATGAGTTGGATGAATTGTCTAGCATCTCTTGCAGGTATGGTTTTCATCAGAACATGGGAACAAGGAGAAGTTTCCTATAACGCTTTAGCTTCAAGAGGATATAATGGACGTTTAAATATGGTTCAAAGTGGAGATTCAATCAGGAATGTTCCAATAAAAAATTGGATATTATTGTTAATCTTCTTTGGATTAGTAATATGTGGAATTATTATAACAGGTTCAACAAATATATTTCCAGTATAA
- a CDS encoding ATP-binding cassette domain-containing protein, whose amino-acid sequence MTVILEAKDLVYDYPDGTHAIRGINFKVEEGQMISILGPNGAGKSTFFLHFNGIIQPTSGTIEIEGKTLEYDKKSLLEARTKVGVVFQNPDDQLFAPTVFEDVAFGPMNMGLDEEEVKRRTQHALEVVGMSDYAQKAPHHLSGGQKKRVAIAGILSMQPKIMVLDEPTSGLDPNGASDIMQLLYDLNDDGMTIIISTHDVDLVPMYSDNISVLRFGEIIKQGNCREVFTDTEVIDKADLRLPWIGQLFEKFDDNDILTLSNGYPLTVGQAYTALKDKL is encoded by the coding sequence ATGACAGTTATTTTAGAAGCTAAGGATTTAGTTTATGATTACCCGGATGGAACCCATGCTATTAGGGGAATAAATTTCAAAGTAGAAGAAGGACAAATGATTTCAATTCTTGGTCCTAACGGTGCAGGAAAAAGTACTTTCTTTTTACACTTCAATGGTATAATTCAACCTACAAGCGGAACGATTGAAATTGAAGGAAAAACTTTAGAATATGACAAAAAAAGTTTACTCGAAGCAAGGACAAAAGTTGGAGTAGTATTCCAAAACCCTGATGATCAATTATTTGCACCAACAGTATTTGAAGATGTTGCATTTGGTCCTATGAATATGGGATTGGATGAAGAAGAAGTAAAAAGACGTACACAACATGCATTGGAAGTAGTGGGTATGTCTGATTATGCACAAAAAGCACCACACCATCTTAGTGGAGGACAAAAGAAACGTGTAGCAATTGCAGGTATATTGTCAATGCAACCAAAAATAATGGTATTGGATGAACCTACAAGTGGACTTGATCCTAACGGAGCATCAGATATAATGCAATTATTATATGATTTGAATGATGATGGTATGACAATCATTATCTCAACACATGATGTTGATTTAGTACCAATGTACTCTGATAACATAAGTGTATTAAGATTTGGTGAAATAATAAAACAAGGTAATTGTCGTGAAGTATTTACGGATACTGAAGTTATCGACAAAGCAGATTTAAGATTACCTTGGATTGGGCAATTATTTGAAAAATTCGATGATAATGATATATTAACCCTCTCTAATGGTTATCCATTAACTGTGGGACAAGCATACACTGCTTTGAAAGATAAATTATGA
- the pyrF gene encoding orotidine-5'-phosphate decarboxylase, with protein MKFKNSIILALDVEDKKNAYNIIDNIIDYLDCIKIGYPLTLAEGPDIIKSIKEDYDVNIIADFKVADIDATNEKIVSTTLNWGADAIIVHGFTGEDSVLACKNAAEKLDKEIFLLTEMSHPGADKFLKPVSLDIAQMGVELGITNYVAPATKLDRLKKIREIVGKDASIISPGVGFQGGNAKDTLKYADGAIVGRSIYNAANPKESLEEIIASIKD; from the coding sequence ATGAAATTCAAAAATAGTATAATTCTTGCATTAGATGTAGAAGATAAAAAAAATGCTTATAACATTATAGACAACATCATTGACTATCTGGATTGCATAAAAATAGGATATCCATTAACATTAGCTGAAGGACCTGATATAATAAAATCAATCAAAGAAGATTATGATGTAAACATAATAGCCGACTTTAAGGTTGCAGACATTGACGCTACAAATGAAAAGATAGTGAGCACCACACTTAACTGGGGAGCCGATGCAATAATAGTACATGGCTTTACAGGAGAAGATAGCGTGTTGGCATGTAAAAATGCTGCAGAAAAATTAGACAAGGAAATATTCCTATTAACCGAAATGTCACATCCGGGAGCTGACAAGTTTCTCAAACCAGTGTCATTGGATATAGCACAAATGGGTGTTGAACTGGGAATAACCAATTATGTAGCACCTGCCACCAAACTAGATAGGCTTAAAAAAATAAGAGAAATAGTGGGAAAAGATGCAAGCATAATATCTCCAGGAGTAGGTTTCCAGGGAGGAAATGCTAAAGATACCCTGAAATACGCTGATGGAGCCATAGTGGGAAGAAGCATATACAATGCAGCCAATCCTAAAGAAAGCCTAGAAGAAATCATAGCATCTATCAAAGATTAA
- a CDS encoding energy-coupling factor ABC transporter substrate-binding protein: protein MDMKNIVLLIIVAILIIAPLVIYNGHGEDDGYFGGTDDQGGEIIEENNPDYEIWASSPWEPPSGEIESLLFCLQAAIGGIIIGYIFGFWHGGNKAKKE, encoded by the coding sequence ATGGATATGAAAAACATAGTACTACTAATTATAGTGGCTATTTTGATAATCGCTCCTTTGGTTATTTATAATGGTCACGGTGAAGACGACGGTTACTTCGGTGGAACCGACGATCAAGGTGGAGAAATTATTGAAGAAAACAACCCAGACTATGAAATTTGGGCTTCCTCTCCATGGGAACCACCTAGTGGCGAAATCGAAAGTCTTTTATTCTGTCTCCAAGCAGCAATCGGTGGTATAATCATTGGTTATATCTTTGGATTCTGGCATGGAGGAAACAAAGCTAAAAAAGAATAA
- a CDS encoding CBS domain-containing protein — protein MEAYHTLNIQDDPCEIHIPIYVNGFAVSDIAVNKIEFNSILKPGDCEATIFVVGDIKQLDLDDEIKIGPTPVNNLTVNGTIVGRDDVDNALLLKTDNIQSVPNILVKDIATKDIITIDPELNISDVAELLVSNNIRGAPVVDGDEILGIIMFDDIVKMISERVFDIRAKSFMDSHVVTSKDDISLMRAMDIMYHNNLPLMVLLDKNDKMSGVISFKDILERLVIS, from the coding sequence TTGGAGGCATACCACACGTTAAACATACAGGATGATCCGTGTGAAATCCACATACCAATCTATGTTAATGGTTTTGCAGTATCAGATATAGCAGTAAATAAAATAGAATTTAATAGTATATTAAAACCGGGTGACTGTGAAGCCACCATATTCGTTGTAGGGGATATTAAGCAATTGGATTTGGATGATGAAATAAAAATCGGTCCTACGCCAGTTAATAATCTAACCGTCAACGGAACAATCGTCGGAAGAGATGATGTGGACAACGCATTGTTGTTAAAAACAGATAATATACAAAGTGTACCCAACATACTGGTAAAAGATATAGCAACAAAAGATATTATAACGATAGATCCTGAATTAAATATTTCTGACGTTGCAGAATTATTGGTTTCCAATAATATTCGTGGAGCACCGGTAGTTGATGGTGATGAAATACTTGGAATAATAATGTTTGATGACATTGTTAAAATGATATCAGAGCGTGTATTTGATATTCGTGCAAAAAGTTTCATGGACTCTCATGTAGTAACATCAAAAGATGACATATCATTAATGAGAGCAATGGATATAATGTACCATAACAACTTACCATTAATGGTACTTCTTGATAAAAATGATAAAATGTCAGGTGTAATATCATTTAAGGATATTCTAGAACGATTAGTAATCTCTTAA